The Zestosphaera sp. genome includes a window with the following:
- a CDS encoding PUA domain-containing protein: MRGYALRKKDVREFSTLLESKFPKLLARLGELDTGFAVELEDAKNVSRLIVLNGVPALIELKDGGKIPTLVLIKLSGFESTHSAVVDEGAVKYVLNGADVMAPGITHVSSFEKGDVVSVWGPTRETPLCVGRALISGDEIMKIRKGKAIENIHYAGDKVWRVCLEWLAKR; the protein is encoded by the coding sequence ATGAGGGGATACGCCCTTAGAAAGAAGGACGTAAGGGAATTCAGCACCCTCCTTGAGTCCAAGTTTCCGAAGCTGCTTGCGAGGTTAGGTGAGCTGGACACAGGCTTCGCTGTGGAGCTGGAGGACGCTAAGAACGTGAGTAGATTAATAGTCCTCAATGGGGTTCCCGCGTTGATAGAGCTTAAGGACGGTGGTAAAATCCCGACTCTAGTCCTGATTAAGTTGTCTGGGTTCGAGAGCACCCACAGTGCAGTCGTTGACGAGGGTGCGGTTAAGTACGTTCTCAACGGCGCCGACGTCATGGCGCCAGGCATAACGCACGTCTCAAGTTTTGAGAAGGGTGACGTCGTCTCTGTGTGGGGGCCCACCAGGGAGACCCCCTTATGCGTGGGGAGGGCGCTCATAAGCGGCGACGAAATCATGAAAATCCGTAAAGGGAAGGCGATAGAGAACATCCATTACGCAGGAGATAAAGTATGGAGAGTATGTCTTGAGTGGTTAGCGAAGAGGTAA
- a CDS encoding TRAP transporter fused permease subunit, with amino-acid sequence MSNHKPGGIFNLNQILLGQDFNLRRASLYVTGLVWTTFQLYATYVGFELTRLMIIHITFALIYTFIYKHLKIPVGRVVDVVLIALVIVTGAYFLQIADLINARIPYITPLSNQDLVFGTLLILLVIEGVRRVAGLPLTIFISVIAVYGFLGRYIPEVGHRVSPQLVFEQIAIGTAGIYGTLLFISATYVFLLVVFSSLFSRTGVGDFYMKLALVGVGRAKGGGAKATVVANVLFGTITGASVTAVLATGVFTIPLMMQLGYRASFAGGITALAGTGAQIMPPIMGTAAFLIAQALGVSYWDVCVAAIIPALLYFTAIYIYIDLIAKKEGLMGVTQRLTWRETVKDAYLLVPLAVLVYRLATTLSVISAVLDSIIACFIIAVIKITLVDRKPKDLMKILNGLAEAPKEAITVANVLAGVGVVVGILSITGLGSKLVILISSLSMGFLWLTVALTMLVCLLLGMGMPTTAAYVLTSSIAAPIFIFAGFDRMATHLFIFFYACLSAITPPVAVSSYAGASLSKASIGAVSLEALKASAPLYIIPWYFLTYNDILHPNSIFGLMHIAQALVGIVTISIGTAGYLRRKLSLVERATFLSVSILMLIPNTVLNLIGVLIFVSLLVKEFLLKRESRRIT; translated from the coding sequence ATGAGTAATCACAAGCCCGGCGGGATCTTTAACTTAAACCAGATATTACTGGGTCAGGACTTTAACCTAAGGCGAGCCTCATTATACGTTACGGGATTAGTATGGACTACATTTCAATTGTATGCTACATACGTCGGTTTCGAGCTCACAAGACTTATGATAATCCACATAACGTTCGCTTTGATTTACACCTTTATCTACAAACATCTAAAAATACCTGTGGGTAGAGTAGTAGATGTAGTTTTGATAGCCCTTGTGATTGTTACCGGTGCTTACTTCCTCCAAATAGCTGACTTGATAAATGCCAGGATTCCCTACATCACTCCATTGAGTAACCAGGACCTAGTATTTGGGACTTTATTAATATTACTGGTTATCGAGGGCGTTAGGAGAGTGGCTGGGTTACCGTTAACTATATTCATATCCGTCATTGCTGTGTACGGTTTCTTAGGAAGATACATACCAGAGGTAGGACATAGGGTAAGTCCTCAGCTCGTTTTCGAGCAGATAGCTATCGGGACTGCAGGGATCTACGGTACACTACTCTTCATCTCAGCGACGTACGTCTTCTTGCTAGTAGTGTTTTCATCGCTCTTCAGCAGGACTGGGGTCGGGGATTTCTACATGAAGTTAGCCCTGGTGGGTGTAGGAAGAGCGAAAGGAGGTGGGGCTAAAGCGACGGTAGTTGCTAACGTCCTCTTCGGGACTATAACAGGTGCTTCGGTCACGGCGGTTCTAGCTACCGGGGTCTTCACAATTCCACTCATGATGCAACTAGGGTATAGAGCGAGCTTTGCCGGAGGTATAACAGCTCTCGCAGGGACCGGGGCGCAGATAATGCCTCCTATAATGGGTACAGCGGCATTCTTAATCGCTCAGGCCTTAGGCGTTAGCTACTGGGATGTGTGTGTAGCCGCTATAATCCCAGCGTTACTGTACTTCACAGCCATCTACATATACATAGATCTGATCGCTAAGAAGGAAGGACTCATGGGTGTTACCCAGAGATTAACTTGGAGAGAAACAGTCAAGGACGCCTACCTGCTAGTACCTCTCGCGGTTTTAGTTTACAGATTAGCGACAACACTCTCGGTGATAAGCGCCGTACTCGACTCCATAATCGCGTGCTTTATAATAGCAGTCATTAAGATAACTCTCGTAGATAGGAAGCCAAAGGATTTAATGAAGATCCTCAATGGACTGGCTGAAGCTCCTAAGGAGGCAATCACCGTGGCTAACGTTTTGGCGGGCGTAGGCGTGGTTGTCGGTATACTGTCGATAACGGGTTTAGGAAGCAAGTTAGTCATATTAATATCGAGCTTGTCGATGGGGTTTCTTTGGCTAACAGTAGCTCTTACCATGTTAGTCTGCTTATTGTTGGGGATGGGCATGCCGACGACGGCTGCTTATGTGCTAACGTCCTCCATAGCAGCTCCAATATTTATATTTGCCGGGTTTGACCGCATGGCAACTCATCTGTTCATATTCTTCTACGCCTGTTTATCAGCTATTACACCCCCAGTGGCGGTGTCGTCTTACGCGGGCGCCTCGCTCTCTAAAGCCTCAATAGGGGCAGTGAGTCTAGAGGCTCTTAAAGCCTCAGCACCTCTATACATAATCCCCTGGTACTTCCTGACATACAATGATATATTACACCCTAACAGCATTTTCGGGTTAATGCACATAGCTCAAGCCCTAGTAGGGATTGTAACTATAAGCATTGGAACAGCTGGTTATCTACGACGTAAGCTAAGCCTAGTGGAGAGGGCAACGTTCTTAAGTGTTTCAATACTCATGCTAATACCAAATACTGTGCTCAATCTCATCGGCGTTCTGATATTTGTGTCTCTGCTAGTTAAAGAGTTCCTCCTAAAACGTGAATCACGTCGAATAACCTAG
- a CDS encoding cation:proton antiporter, which produces MSVELLVAVALSQWVSLTLARYGIPNMAVYVLAGMLLGSIGYSHSQMTDALMRVVLLFLFFYAGVNVNMDAVRKYFREASLLTSLGVSLTAALVATLLTCLGVDPVASLIVGVTLANTATEVAVLMLHESRIDLAELRNLIVAASFMDDLLLVVLAALTQSAVFKAPLVHGVVTVVAHVAFLAMSFLLLIITPKFIGSLSWEGYVTFASALAFTTAFAASSLGISEYFGMYVAGLALSALKLKSDPTLSYSTKLYSLLDHFTTIGQVFHNAVLLRRYRDLPERCGVL; this is translated from the coding sequence ATGAGCGTTGAGCTACTGGTCGCTGTCGCTTTGAGTCAGTGGGTATCGTTAACGCTTGCCAGGTACGGCATCCCAAACATGGCGGTGTATGTCCTAGCAGGCATGCTCTTAGGCAGCATCGGTTACAGTCACTCCCAAATGACTGACGCGTTGATGCGGGTAGTCCTGCTGTTCCTCTTTTTCTACGCCGGAGTTAATGTGAACATGGATGCCGTTAGGAAGTATTTTAGGGAGGCCTCCCTACTGACCTCGTTAGGCGTGTCGCTTACTGCAGCCTTGGTGGCTACCCTCCTCACTTGCTTAGGCGTTGATCCAGTAGCATCTCTAATAGTTGGTGTGACATTAGCTAACACAGCCACCGAGGTGGCCGTCCTCATGCTGCATGAGTCACGAATAGACCTTGCCGAGCTCAGGAACTTGATTGTGGCAGCGTCCTTCATGGACGATCTGCTTCTAGTGGTCCTTGCTGCCTTGACGCAGAGCGCCGTGTTTAAGGCTCCGTTGGTGCATGGAGTAGTAACAGTAGTGGCGCACGTGGCCTTCCTCGCAATGTCATTCCTCTTACTCATCATAACACCTAAATTCATTGGCAGTTTGTCATGGGAGGGTTACGTGACATTCGCGTCCGCGTTAGCATTTACCACGGCTTTTGCGGCCAGCTCGCTCGGCATCTCTGAGTACTTCGGAATGTACGTCGCTGGACTAGCTTTGAGCGCACTTAAGCTTAAGAGCGATCCAACCCTCTCATACTCTACGAAGCTCTACAGTCTCTTAGATCACTTCACAACCATAGGTCAAGTTTTTCATAATGCCGTTCTTCTTCGTCGCTATAGGGACCTACCTGAACGCTGCGGCGTTCTTTAA
- a CDS encoding nitroreductase family protein, whose product MLNTQCLDAIFTRTSIRRFKLTPIPDEVIIKILEAGTRAPTASGGEQWFFMVIADEETRKSVHRLLRRAHEIYARDSLLEPYSEDSIVKWMKRIDEGMYYAPLYIAAFLDLRKRIHRDEYLQYERVLAIQSLSAALQNMIISAWLLGVGSVWLGVPLLLKEEFDRLLNPPQGCELQAVIAFGYPSEEPRLRKRKNINEVVVFKHGQELHRA is encoded by the coding sequence GTGCTCAACACTCAGTGTCTTGACGCAATATTCACGAGAACTAGTATTAGGAGGTTTAAACTCACTCCTATACCAGATGAAGTTATAATTAAGATCTTGGAGGCAGGCACTAGAGCCCCCACAGCTAGTGGTGGCGAGCAGTGGTTCTTCATGGTAATAGCTGATGAAGAGACCAGGAAGTCTGTGCATAGACTATTAAGGAGAGCTCACGAGATCTACGCTAGAGATTCCCTGTTAGAACCCTATTCAGAGGACTCTATAGTAAAGTGGATGAAGAGAATAGATGAAGGTATGTATTATGCACCACTCTATATAGCCGCCTTCCTAGATCTAAGGAAGAGAATACACAGGGATGAATATCTTCAATATGAGAGAGTGCTCGCGATACAGTCTCTCTCGGCAGCACTTCAGAATATGATTATATCGGCATGGCTCCTAGGGGTAGGTAGTGTGTGGCTTGGGGTACCCCTTCTACTTAAAGAAGAGTTCGACAGGCTACTTAACCCACCACAAGGGTGTGAACTTCAAGCTGTAATAGCGTTTGGATACCCGTCGGAGGAACCTAGGTTAAGGAAGAGGAAAAACATTAACGAAGTTGTAGTCTTTAAGCATGGACAGGAGCTTCATAGAGCTTAA
- a CDS encoding 50S ribosomal protein L37e produces the protein MKGTTSMGRRSKGKTHIRCRRCGRHSYNAAKGYCAACGFGRSKRVKRYSWVSKKVNGVRIK, from the coding sequence ATGAAGGGAACTACGTCGATGGGTAGGAGAAGCAAGGGCAAGACACACATAAGGTGCAGGAGGTGCGGCAGACACTCATACAACGCGGCGAAGGGCTACTGCGCGGCCTGCGGCTTCGGGCGCTCGAAACGTGTCAAGAGATACTCGTGGGTTAGCAAGAAGGTCAACGGGGTGAGGATTAAGTGA
- a CDS encoding LSM domain-containing protein — MSDAAQRLLNENVGRLMLVKLRGNKVLRGVLRSFDQHLNIVLEDTEEILENGARRLGVVVIRGENIIFMSPV, encoded by the coding sequence GTGAGTGATGCGGCTCAACGTCTCCTGAACGAGAATGTAGGGAGGTTAATGCTGGTTAAGCTTAGGGGGAATAAGGTTTTGAGAGGGGTCTTAAGGAGCTTTGACCAGCATTTAAACATCGTTCTGGAGGATACGGAGGAGATTCTTGAGAACGGGGCCAGAAGGTTGGGCGTTGTGGTGATCAGAGGGGAGAACATAATATTCATGTCTCCTGTTTGA
- a CDS encoding DUF211 domain-containing protein yields MGLKRIVLDVLKPIKGPTLITLARNLARVTGVKEVSIVVSEMDVETVSLVVTVNGNNINFEELEGTLRELGAALHSIDEVTFESEAVREIREGVED; encoded by the coding sequence ATGGGTTTGAAGAGAATAGTGCTTGACGTACTTAAACCCATTAAGGGTCCAACACTGATAACGCTCGCCAGAAATCTTGCCAGAGTCACCGGCGTGAAGGAAGTGTCAATAGTCGTTAGTGAGATGGACGTGGAGACCGTGAGTCTCGTGGTCACGGTGAACGGCAATAACATAAATTTCGAGGAGTTGGAGGGAACCTTAAGAGAGTTGGGCGCAGCCTTGCATAGTATCGATGAAGTGACCTTCGAATCGGAGGCGGTTAGGGAGATCAGGGAGGGCGTTGAGGATTAG